The Candidatus Methylomirabilota bacterium genome includes a window with the following:
- a CDS encoding TRAM domain-containing protein, which produces MTLAAIRTAVVALAAWAGAELAPALEIPVPAGALGGGVLGGLAVWLETRAVGVPVERLFWGTVGGFFGLIAGLAVGAAAASLIPNAGMAGMGLPALLGAYLGAATALRRRADLEPVSAVLFPGTTRRSELSKILDTSVIIDGRIADLCETGFIDGVLVVPQFVLRELQQIADSSDPLRRNRGKRGFDVLQRLQRNTKVKVEITELDFPHVKEVDRKLIEVGKTLAGKVLTNDYNLNKMAELSGVAVLNINELANALKPVVLPGELLHVHVLREGREAGQGVAYLDDGTMIVIDQGKKYLGQTVDVTVTSVLQTTAGRMIFTRLREDEPGSGHRGA; this is translated from the coding sequence GTGACGCTGGCGGCCATCCGGACGGCCGTCGTCGCGCTGGCGGCCTGGGCGGGCGCCGAGCTGGCGCCGGCGCTGGAAATCCCGGTACCGGCCGGCGCGCTGGGAGGTGGCGTGCTCGGCGGCCTCGCGGTGTGGCTGGAAACGCGCGCCGTGGGGGTGCCCGTGGAGCGGCTCTTCTGGGGGACCGTCGGCGGCTTCTTCGGGCTCATCGCCGGGCTGGCGGTAGGGGCGGCCGCGGCCTCGCTGATTCCGAACGCGGGCATGGCCGGGATGGGGCTGCCGGCGCTGCTCGGTGCTTACCTGGGCGCGGCGACGGCGCTGCGCCGGCGGGCCGATCTCGAGCCGGTCTCGGCGGTGCTCTTCCCGGGGACGACGCGGCGGAGCGAGCTCAGCAAGATCCTCGACACCTCCGTCATCATCGACGGCCGCATCGCGGACCTCTGCGAGACCGGCTTCATCGACGGCGTCCTGGTGGTCCCGCAGTTCGTCCTGCGCGAGTTGCAGCAGATCGCCGACTCGTCGGACCCCCTCCGGCGGAACCGCGGCAAGCGCGGCTTCGACGTCCTGCAGCGGCTGCAGCGCAATACGAAGGTCAAGGTGGAGATCACCGAGCTGGACTTTCCCCACGTCAAGGAAGTCGACCGCAAGCTCATCGAGGTAGGCAAGACGCTGGCCGGCAAGGTGCTGACGAACGACTACAACCTAAACAAGATGGCGGAGCTCTCCGGCGTGGCCGTCCTCAACATCAACGAGCTGGCCAACGCGCTCAAGCCCGTCGTGCTGCCGGGCGAGCTGCTGCACGTCCACGTGCTGCGCGAGGGCCGGGAGGCCGGGCAGGGCGTGGCCTACCTGGACGACGGCACGATGATCGTCATCGATCAGGGCAAGAAGTACCTGGGCCAGACCGTCGACGTCACCGTGACGAGCGTGCTCCAGACGACGGCCGGCCGGATGATCTTCACGCGGCTCCGCGAGGACGAGCCGGGTTCGGGGCACCGCGGTGCGTAG
- the radA gene encoding DNA repair protein RadA — MKERNVWRCQQCGFASPKPGTCPDCKRATGELVTLVEERVAPPFAGRRAALPPSRPRPLREIAMERTDRVHTGIGELDRVLGGGVVPGSLVLIGGDPGIGKSTLLLQAARALAATAPPVLYVSAEESAAQVKLRAERLGIGGDGLLLWAENDLAQVQAELDTVKPRSLVIDSIQTVFLPELESAPGSVAQVRECGARLMTLAKGRDMATFLVGHVTKEGALAGPRVLEHLVDTVLYFEGEQHHAYRVLRAVKNRFGSTNEIGVFQMADRGLVEVKNPSGFFLAERPQDAPGSVIVAGLEGTRALLLELQALVAPASFGTPRRTVLGADYNRVCLLLAVLERRAGVPLGSQDVFVNVAGGGRVVEPAADLGVVVAAASSYMDRPVRGDVVVVGEVGLTGEVRAVTGLVARLSEAAQLGFSEAVVPQSNLIDGPRLPLQTHGVATVQAALDALLR, encoded by the coding sequence TTGAAGGAGCGGAACGTCTGGCGCTGCCAGCAGTGCGGCTTCGCGAGCCCGAAGCCCGGCACCTGCCCGGACTGCAAGCGCGCCACCGGCGAGCTGGTGACGCTGGTCGAGGAGCGCGTGGCGCCCCCGTTCGCCGGGCGGCGGGCGGCGCTGCCGCCGAGCCGGCCGCGCCCGCTGCGCGAGATCGCGATGGAGCGCACCGACCGCGTTCACACCGGGATCGGCGAGCTGGACCGCGTACTGGGCGGCGGCGTCGTGCCGGGATCCCTGGTGCTGATCGGCGGCGACCCGGGCATCGGCAAGAGCACATTGCTGTTGCAGGCGGCCCGGGCCCTGGCGGCGACGGCGCCGCCGGTGCTCTACGTCTCGGCCGAAGAGTCGGCCGCCCAGGTGAAGCTCCGCGCCGAGCGGCTGGGGATCGGGGGCGATGGGCTGCTCCTCTGGGCGGAGAACGATCTGGCCCAGGTGCAGGCCGAGCTGGACACCGTCAAGCCTCGGTCGCTCGTCATCGACTCGATCCAGACGGTGTTCCTGCCCGAGCTCGAATCGGCCCCCGGCAGCGTGGCGCAGGTGCGCGAGTGCGGCGCGCGCCTGATGACGCTTGCCAAGGGGCGCGACATGGCCACGTTTCTCGTCGGTCACGTCACCAAGGAAGGCGCGCTGGCAGGACCGCGCGTCCTCGAGCATCTCGTGGACACGGTGCTGTACTTCGAGGGCGAGCAGCACCACGCCTACCGGGTGCTCCGCGCCGTGAAGAATCGCTTCGGCTCCACCAACGAGATCGGGGTCTTCCAGATGGCCGACCGGGGCCTGGTGGAAGTGAAGAACCCGTCCGGCTTCTTCCTCGCCGAGCGGCCCCAGGACGCGCCGGGCTCGGTGATCGTCGCCGGCCTGGAGGGCACGCGGGCGCTGCTCCTCGAGCTGCAGGCGCTGGTCGCGCCCGCCTCGTTCGGCACCCCTCGCCGGACCGTGCTCGGCGCCGATTACAACCGCGTCTGCCTCCTCCTGGCGGTCCTGGAAAGGCGGGCGGGCGTCCCGCTGGGCAGTCAGGACGTCTTCGTCAACGTGGCGGGCGGCGGGCGCGTCGTCGAGCCGGCGGCGGACCTCGGCGTCGTCGTGGCCGCGGCGTCGAGCTATATGGATCGCCCGGTGCGCGGCGATGTCGTGGTCGTGGGCGAAGTGGGGCTGACGGGGGAGGTGCGGGCGGTGACCGGGCTCGTGGCGCGGCTGAGCGAGGCCGCGCAGCTCGGGTTCTCCGAGGCGGTGGTGCCCCAGAGCAACCTGATCGATGGTCCTCGGCTGCCGCTCCAGACCCACGGGGTGGCCACGGTGCAGGCGGCCCTGGACGCCCTCCTGAGGTGA
- a CDS encoding MlaD family protein, with the protein MKLRVGVFVLVALAAFLGMIYALGARARLFEARYTVHAEFTEVGGLTEGATVRLAGVQIGRVTGVHLPGQPGGKVRVDLSITRQYADRVRRDSVARIETQGLLGDKIIEITVGTGSAPVVQPGETLAARDPTDLGHMIGETGQVVRNVSALAESLRKTAEAFNQAKIIDDVAAATSSARRATDQLARITTEVEKGRGWAHALIYEEPVALKRLAELLATTQALLDRVERGEGAVGVLTSARSTEAAKKFVAAMDRLGQLAERKGVEGRGAEDGLLPALLFDPAYKAVLEDLRVVARNFRDVSDRIAGGRGTLGSLVRDSSDDGGLRLAVEDLRVAVANLKSITEKINEGEGTLGALIADPTLYERLVNILDGTQRSFLLRSLIRGLGKDNKDKKE; encoded by the coding sequence ATGAAACTCCGGGTGGGCGTGTTCGTCCTGGTGGCGCTGGCGGCATTTCTGGGGATGATCTACGCGCTCGGCGCCCGCGCCCGTCTGTTCGAGGCGCGCTACACGGTCCACGCCGAGTTCACCGAGGTGGGCGGGCTGACCGAAGGCGCGACGGTGCGCCTGGCCGGCGTGCAGATCGGCCGCGTGACCGGCGTGCACCTGCCCGGCCAGCCCGGGGGAAAGGTGCGCGTGGACCTCAGCATCACCAGGCAGTACGCGGATCGCGTCCGCCGCGATTCGGTGGCGCGCATCGAGACGCAGGGGTTGCTCGGCGACAAGATCATCGAGATCACGGTGGGGACGGGGTCGGCGCCCGTCGTGCAGCCGGGCGAGACGCTCGCCGCGCGCGATCCAACAGACCTCGGCCACATGATCGGCGAGACCGGTCAGGTCGTCCGGAACGTCTCCGCGCTGGCCGAGAGTCTCCGGAAAACCGCGGAGGCCTTCAACCAGGCGAAGATCATCGACGACGTCGCCGCGGCGACCTCCTCGGCCCGTCGCGCGACCGACCAGCTGGCCCGGATCACCACCGAGGTCGAGAAGGGCCGCGGGTGGGCGCACGCGCTCATCTACGAGGAGCCGGTGGCGCTCAAGCGGCTCGCCGAGCTGCTGGCGACGACGCAGGCGCTGCTGGACCGGGTCGAGCGCGGCGAGGGGGCGGTGGGCGTGCTGACCTCCGCCCGGAGCACCGAGGCCGCCAAGAAGTTCGTGGCGGCGATGGACCGGCTCGGCCAGCTTGCCGAGCGCAAGGGAGTCGAGGGCCGGGGAGCCGAGGACGGTCTGCTGCCGGCGTTGCTCTTCGACCCCGCCTACAAAGCGGTGCTCGAGGACCTGCGGGTCGTGGCCCGGAACTTCCGCGACGTCTCCGACCGGATCGCCGGCGGCCGGGGGACGCTGGGGAGCCTGGTGCGCGACTCGTCCGACGACGGCGGCCTCCGGCTGGCGGTGGAGGATCTCCGCGTGGCGGTCGCGAATCTGAAGTCCATCACGGAGAAGATCAACGAGGGGGAGGGAACGCTCGGAGCCCTCATCGCGGACCCCACCCTCTACGAGCGGCTCGTGAACATTCTCGACGGCACCCAGCGCAGCTTCCTGCTCCGGTCGCTCATCCGCGGCCTGGGCAAGGACAACAAGGACAAGAAGGAGTGA
- a CDS encoding ATP-binding cassette domain-containing protein, with protein MDEPLVEVIEVWKAFDAGDVLRGVSLALARGETFVVMGGSGSGKTVLLRLIAGLLRPDRGQIRLFGRNIEHLAEEELLPLRKRMGYVFQGAALFDSLTVYENVAYALREHTSLDEASIRERVVHFLSQVGLNGDVLTLLPAELSGGMRKRVGIARALVNQPEVMLFDEPTTGLDPTNAKLVSALISQVHVGVCDTAIVVTHDFELTRTVADRVAILIDGRFAVAGPLNAVLGSSDPAVQAFLAGEAR; from the coding sequence GTGGACGAGCCGCTCGTCGAGGTGATCGAGGTCTGGAAGGCGTTCGACGCCGGGGACGTCCTCCGAGGCGTGTCGCTGGCGCTGGCCAGGGGGGAGACCTTCGTGGTGATGGGCGGCAGCGGCTCCGGCAAGACGGTGCTGCTCCGCCTGATCGCGGGTCTCCTGCGGCCGGACCGCGGGCAGATCCGCCTGTTCGGGCGGAACATCGAGCACCTGGCGGAGGAGGAGCTGCTCCCGCTCCGCAAGCGGATGGGCTACGTGTTCCAGGGCGCGGCGCTCTTCGACTCGCTGACGGTGTACGAGAACGTGGCCTACGCGCTGCGGGAGCATACGAGCCTGGACGAAGCCTCGATCAGGGAGCGCGTCGTGCACTTCCTCTCCCAGGTCGGATTGAACGGGGACGTGCTGACACTGCTGCCGGCCGAGCTGTCGGGCGGGATGCGGAAGCGGGTGGGGATCGCGCGGGCCCTGGTCAACCAGCCCGAGGTCATGCTCTTCGACGAGCCCACCACCGGCCTCGACCCCACCAACGCCAAGCTGGTGAGCGCGTTGATCTCCCAGGTGCACGTCGGCGTGTGCGACACTGCGATCGTCGTCACCCACGATTTCGAGCTGACGAGAACCGTCGCCGACCGGGTGGCGATCCTGATCGACGGGCGGTTTGCCGTGGCGGGGCCGCTCAACGCCGTGCTCGGCTCGAGCGACCCCGCCGTGCAGGCGTTTCTGGCCGGCGAGGCGAGGTGA
- a CDS encoding ABC transporter permease yields MDAYLRRTAMWYGGLGLLSGSVMRNLALPPAYFQHVVREIEIMGVRSLGVALTAAVFTGMVFALQSAVNMARFGAENYVGPLVALAILRELGPVLTAILVGGKVASGITAELGSMKVTEQIDALRTLGVNYVKRLIVPRMLAALVVFPLLTVLADVLGVVGGMVIMFLERGADMWAYWNATTYWVVPKDFLMGIGKSVVFGAIVTLIGCYNGLSTEGGTEGLGRATTATVVHVTMGVIISDFFLTKLFLILFW; encoded by the coding sequence ATGGACGCATACCTGAGACGGACGGCGATGTGGTACGGCGGCCTCGGGCTGCTGAGCGGCAGCGTGATGCGCAACCTGGCCCTGCCGCCGGCGTATTTCCAGCACGTGGTCCGCGAGATCGAAATCATGGGTGTCCGGTCCCTCGGCGTGGCCCTGACGGCCGCGGTCTTCACCGGCATGGTGTTCGCACTGCAGAGCGCGGTCAACATGGCCCGATTCGGCGCCGAAAACTATGTGGGTCCCCTGGTGGCCCTGGCGATCCTCCGGGAGCTGGGCCCCGTGCTGACGGCGATTCTGGTCGGCGGCAAGGTGGCCTCCGGCATCACCGCGGAGCTGGGCTCCATGAAGGTCACGGAGCAGATCGACGCGCTGCGGACGCTCGGCGTCAACTACGTCAAACGGCTCATCGTCCCCCGCATGCTGGCCGCGCTCGTCGTTTTCCCCCTCCTCACCGTGCTGGCCGACGTGCTGGGCGTGGTGGGGGGCATGGTGATCATGTTCCTGGAGCGGGGCGCCGACATGTGGGCCTACTGGAACGCCACCACGTACTGGGTCGTGCCCAAGGACTTCCTCATGGGTATCGGCAAGAGCGTCGTCTTCGGGGCCATCGTGACGTTGATCGGCTGCTACAACGGGCTCTCCACCGAGGGCGGCACCGAGGGGCTGGGCCGGGCCACCACCGCGACCGTCGTGCACGTCACCATGGGCGTGATCATTTCCGACTTCTTCCTGACCAAGCTGTTCCTGATCCTGTTCTGGTGA
- the hisIE gene encoding bifunctional phosphoribosyl-AMP cyclohydrolase/phosphoribosyl-ATP diphosphatase HisIE produces MTRDDLKFDERGLIPAVVQEADTGEVLMVAWMDRPALDATLATGLTHFWSRSRGGPWRKGETSGHAQHVQAVYADCDGDTLLVQVHQDGVACHTGNRTCFFTAVQGGTAGANMLERLERVVQARQTAPPAGSYVAGLLAKGEAAIARKIGEEASEVITAALGGEGDRRVVEEVADLWFHTIVLLGARGILLRDVLKELARRHQARTTPHA; encoded by the coding sequence ATGACGCGCGACGATCTGAAGTTCGACGAGCGCGGTCTCATCCCGGCGGTTGTCCAGGAGGCGGACACGGGGGAGGTGCTCATGGTCGCCTGGATGGACCGGCCGGCGCTCGACGCCACCCTCGCTACCGGCCTCACCCATTTCTGGTCCCGCTCACGCGGCGGGCCGTGGCGCAAGGGCGAGACCTCGGGCCATGCCCAGCACGTCCAGGCCGTCTACGCCGACTGCGACGGCGACACGCTGCTGGTCCAGGTGCATCAGGACGGCGTGGCCTGCCACACCGGCAACCGCACGTGCTTCTTCACGGCGGTGCAGGGCGGGACGGCGGGGGCCAACATGCTCGAGCGGCTCGAGCGCGTGGTGCAGGCGCGCCAGACGGCGCCTCCGGCCGGCTCCTATGTGGCCGGCTTGCTGGCCAAGGGAGAAGCCGCGATCGCCCGCAAGATCGGTGAGGAAGCCAGCGAGGTCATCACGGCCGCGCTGGGCGGCGAGGGTGACCGGCGTGTCGTCGAAGAGGTGGCGGACCTGTGGTTCCACACGATCGTCCTGCTCGGCGCGCGCGGCATTCTGCTGCGCGACGTCCTCAAGGAGCTGGCGCGGCGGCACCAGGCCCGCACAACGCCCCACGCGTGA
- the hisF gene encoding imidazole glycerol phosphate synthase subunit HisF, with translation MLAKRVIPCLDVKDGRVVKGVRFVNLTDAGDPVAAALAYDAQGADELVFLDITASHENRKIMLDVVARTAEGIYMPLTVGGGIRGIDDVRQLLRAGADKISLNTAALERPALIREAAERFGSQCIVVAIDARREASTPCWGVYTHGGRRPAGRDALQWAGEAVRLGAGEILLTSMDRDGTKDGYDLELTRAVAQAVDVPVIASGGAGSLEHLREGLVEGGADAALAASIFHFGIHTIAEAKAYLRDRGVEVRLQP, from the coding sequence ATGCTGGCCAAGCGCGTCATCCCCTGCCTCGACGTCAAGGACGGGCGTGTGGTCAAGGGCGTGCGCTTCGTCAACTTGACGGATGCCGGCGATCCGGTGGCGGCCGCCCTGGCCTACGACGCCCAGGGCGCCGACGAGCTGGTCTTCCTGGACATCACCGCCTCCCACGAGAATCGGAAGATCATGCTCGACGTGGTCGCGCGGACGGCGGAGGGGATCTACATGCCCCTCACCGTGGGCGGCGGCATCCGCGGGATCGACGACGTGCGCCAGCTACTGCGCGCCGGCGCCGACAAGATCTCGCTCAACACGGCGGCCCTCGAGCGCCCCGCGCTGATCCGGGAGGCCGCCGAGCGCTTCGGCAGCCAGTGCATCGTGGTCGCCATCGACGCGCGGCGGGAAGCCTCGACGCCGTGCTGGGGCGTCTACACGCACGGGGGGCGACGACCGGCCGGGCGCGACGCGCTCCAGTGGGCGGGCGAGGCCGTGCGTCTGGGGGCCGGAGAAATCCTGTTGACGAGCATGGACCGCGACGGCACCAAGGACGGCTACGATCTCGAGCTGACGCGGGCCGTGGCCCAGGCGGTGGACGTCCCCGTGATCGCCTCGGGCGGCGCCGGCTCCCTCGAGCACCTCCGGGAAGGGCTGGTGGAGGGGGGCGCCGACGCCGCCCTGGCCGCGTCCATCTTCCATTTCGGCATCCACACGATCGCGGAGGCCAAGGCCTATCTGCGCGATCGAGGCGTCGAGGTGCGCCTTCAGCCATGA
- the hisA gene encoding 1-(5-phosphoribosyl)-5-[(5-phosphoribosylamino)methylideneamino]imidazole-4-carboxamide isomerase, giving the protein MIVIPAVDIRHGRCVRLRQGRADQETVFSDDPVAMARHWADLGAARLHVVDLDGAFTGAPRHAALIAKLVAEVAPVAVEVGGGLRDAAAIEAALETGARWAVVGTRAVLDPPFLAEVCRAFSDRIIVAVDGRGQQVAIKGWTDVVPETVADAAKRAREAGAAAILYTDVSRDGTERGPNLEDTTMLARTMGIPVLASGGVGTIEDLRRLAAIRGVIGAVVGRALYTGAIDLGDAQAAVTTVSG; this is encoded by the coding sequence CGCCACGGGCGGTGCGTCCGCCTGCGCCAGGGCCGCGCCGATCAGGAGACGGTCTTCTCTGACGATCCGGTGGCCATGGCCAGGCACTGGGCCGACCTGGGCGCGGCCCGGCTCCACGTCGTCGACCTGGACGGGGCCTTCACCGGCGCCCCCCGCCACGCGGCCCTCATCGCCAAGCTCGTCGCCGAGGTCGCGCCGGTGGCCGTGGAGGTGGGCGGCGGCCTGCGCGACGCGGCGGCGATCGAGGCGGCGCTCGAGACGGGGGCGCGCTGGGCGGTGGTGGGCACGCGCGCGGTGCTGGATCCGCCGTTCCTGGCCGAGGTGTGCCGCGCCTTCTCCGACCGGATCATCGTGGCCGTCGACGGCCGCGGGCAGCAGGTCGCGATCAAGGGCTGGACGGACGTCGTGCCGGAGACCGTGGCCGACGCGGCCAAGCGGGCGCGCGAGGCCGGGGCGGCGGCCATCCTCTACACCGACGTCAGCCGGGACGGCACCGAGCGGGGCCCGAACCTCGAAGACACCACGATGCTGGCGCGGACGATGGGGATCCCGGTGCTGGCCTCGGGAGGCGTGGGCACCATCGAGGACCTCAGGCGCCTGGCCGCCATCCGCGGCGTGATCGGCGCCGTGGTGGGCCGCGCGCTCTACACGGGCGCCATCGACCTGGGCGACGCCCAGGCAGCGGTGACCACGGTGAGCGGCTGA